A section of the Aneurinibacillus migulanus genome encodes:
- a CDS encoding YcdB/YcdC domain-containing protein produces the protein MGKQMKKKWAGSMLAATIAAGGILPYNVLADEAKATPQASVQTVKTTKIDREEALRIAQEFMPVPAGYTNNQVEMEDNKYIGRTLWRLTWSMQQPGDDYGGQLSISVDAKDGTILNANHWTRESERNNLLPGKLDTTSLVNQANALINKHYAKYASQMKLSEDSLESFKRGSMPYMDSLYFMRLQNGIPVTDQGLRISYDKKGKIRSVDFSWDDVQFESISNLKNKDEILHQVERELEMELAYLSNVSQPGGKIELAYAPKLKTSSDLYNVVPGLLIDAKTGKQISAIDGKELNASTDVNRPLSTAKTTPPSSVNIDEAQAIAKIKEFGILKDSMSVEQKGYREESHPVKRKVWEIYAVESEGERKQVRASLDAQTGELVNYSQYGMPYNEKMENPDKIKVNISRQQAEKTAEAFIRKALPGRLDKLYAVEATPNYYNGDTDKILNYNVSFVRKENGVRVVGEGATVNVDADTGEITDYNMMWSVQALPALTNVIKPEEAKKKAMTLMEAELRYNLIPPYGSVGTGKVRKAKPVYVLAVKANGQPYDYGTSYLDARTGEWKTHGNLPVNNSGQSISDIAGHPLQKELQNMVDANLLEVKDGKLNPDQKLTRGEAVKIFYTAARQPYEYYGPGQESFFTDVDENSEIKQAAEWAVQNRLLPRGVKQLRPNDPATREFLAELIVRGLGYDKLAAKEGIFETKLQDEAAINKKGNAALVTRLQVMTPNDKNEFEPARQVTKAETAVAVYRYLQIKESFME, from the coding sequence ATGGGCAAACAGATGAAAAAGAAGTGGGCAGGCTCCATGCTGGCTGCGACGATTGCAGCAGGGGGAATTCTGCCTTACAATGTATTGGCTGATGAAGCGAAAGCGACACCGCAAGCTTCTGTTCAAACGGTAAAAACAACGAAAATTGATCGGGAAGAAGCGCTCCGGATCGCCCAGGAATTTATGCCGGTTCCAGCAGGGTATACGAACAACCAGGTAGAGATGGAAGACAATAAATATATAGGGCGTACATTATGGAGACTCACATGGAGCATGCAGCAACCTGGAGACGACTATGGTGGGCAGCTAAGCATTTCGGTAGATGCAAAAGACGGTACCATTCTGAATGCAAACCACTGGACGCGTGAATCCGAACGAAATAATCTACTGCCAGGGAAGCTGGATACGACCAGCCTAGTGAACCAAGCAAATGCTTTAATAAATAAACATTATGCAAAATATGCGTCACAGATGAAACTTAGCGAAGACTCGCTTGAAAGCTTCAAACGTGGCAGCATGCCGTATATGGATTCGTTATACTTTATGCGGCTTCAGAACGGAATTCCCGTAACAGACCAGGGACTTCGTATCTCGTATGATAAGAAGGGGAAAATTCGCAGTGTGGATTTTAGCTGGGATGATGTGCAGTTCGAAAGTATTTCGAACCTAAAAAACAAAGATGAGATTCTGCATCAGGTAGAGCGTGAACTGGAGATGGAACTGGCGTATTTGTCGAATGTGTCACAGCCCGGTGGAAAAATCGAATTGGCGTACGCTCCAAAACTTAAAACGTCGAGCGATTTATATAACGTGGTACCGGGACTTCTTATTGACGCAAAAACTGGAAAACAAATCTCGGCTATAGACGGTAAAGAGCTAAATGCATCCACTGACGTCAATCGACCTCTTTCTACCGCAAAAACGACACCGCCTTCCAGTGTGAATATAGATGAAGCGCAGGCAATAGCAAAAATCAAAGAATTCGGTATTTTAAAAGATTCTATGAGTGTGGAACAGAAAGGATATCGCGAAGAAAGTCACCCTGTTAAACGCAAGGTATGGGAGATATATGCGGTTGAGTCAGAAGGGGAAAGAAAACAGGTGCGTGCTTCCCTGGATGCTCAAACCGGAGAATTGGTTAACTATAGTCAGTATGGCATGCCTTATAATGAAAAAATGGAAAACCCGGATAAGATAAAGGTGAATATTAGCAGACAGCAGGCTGAAAAAACTGCGGAAGCATTTATAAGAAAAGCGCTACCAGGCCGTCTGGATAAGCTTTATGCGGTGGAAGCTACGCCGAATTATTATAATGGAGACACAGATAAGATACTTAATTATAACGTTTCATTTGTTAGAAAAGAAAATGGAGTTCGCGTAGTAGGCGAAGGAGCAACAGTTAACGTAGATGCTGATACTGGAGAAATCACCGATTACAATATGATGTGGTCTGTTCAGGCCCTGCCCGCTCTTACTAACGTAATTAAGCCAGAAGAGGCAAAAAAGAAAGCAATGACGCTTATGGAAGCAGAACTACGCTATAATCTTATCCCGCCTTATGGATCGGTAGGAACAGGGAAAGTGCGCAAAGCTAAACCTGTATATGTGTTGGCTGTTAAAGCAAATGGACAGCCATACGATTATGGTACAAGCTATCTGGATGCGAGAACAGGTGAATGGAAAACGCACGGCAACTTGCCAGTAAATAATTCAGGTCAGTCGATAAGTGATATTGCAGGCCATCCACTGCAAAAGGAATTGCAGAACATGGTAGATGCCAATTTGCTGGAAGTAAAAGACGGTAAGCTTAATCCGGATCAAAAGTTAACACGTGGTGAAGCGGTTAAGATATTCTATACTGCGGCACGACAGCCATATGAGTACTATGGGCCGGGACAAGAATCGTTTTTTACAGATGTAGACGAGAATAGTGAAATCAAGCAGGCGGCTGAATGGGCGGTTCAGAACCGATTGTTGCCGCGAGGCGTGAAACAATTGCGTCCAAATGATCCAGCCACCCGTGAATTTTTGGCAGAACTTATTGTACGAGGATTAGGATATGATAAGTTGGCGGCCAAAGAAGGTATATTCGAAACAAAGCTTCAGGACGAAGCAGCTATTAATAAGAAAGGGAATGCTGCATTGGTAACTCGCTTGCAAGTCATGACGCCGAATGACAAAAATGAGTTTGAACCGGCACGTCAGGTAACAAAAGCGGAAACGGCCGTAGCTGTATACCGATATTTACAGATAAAAGAATCGTTTATGGAATAA
- a CDS encoding D-alanyl-D-alanine carboxypeptidase family protein, with protein MLQFCLPIEQAEATVETEEPSVNSQSAILIDSRSGDVLYEKNPDEEMAPASITKIATGIIALEADRAGEQVIVSRNARQTDGTRIFLAEGEQKPLEDLVYGLLMNSGNDAAVAIAEHIDGSVAEFSQRMNKFAASVGATHTHFTNPSGLYEKEHTTTAADMAKIAAHAMKNEKFREIVSTRMKTWEGKEWKSKLINHNKMLVSYQGANGIKNGFTQQSGFTLVTSAERNGTEFIAVLLKANSDKQIYKDATKLLDYGFAHFKTVPVLKAGAKISGETSDYYAGESVYASIPKDDKFKVRVAPGDDLIVETSSGLTRQYPSVLNKEQHVTAGAPNERIAVSGMEHSYSLPEFFMLFFWWLMISFMSWVMVLLLKKKRV; from the coding sequence GTGTTGCAATTTTGCTTACCAATAGAACAGGCGGAAGCTACGGTTGAAACGGAGGAACCTTCCGTCAACAGTCAATCAGCGATTCTTATCGATTCTCGTTCAGGAGATGTGCTATATGAGAAAAATCCGGACGAGGAAATGGCACCGGCCAGCATTACTAAAATTGCTACCGGAATTATCGCACTAGAGGCTGATAGGGCGGGTGAGCAGGTCATCGTGTCGCGAAATGCACGACAAACAGACGGAACCCGTATATTTCTGGCGGAAGGGGAGCAGAAGCCGCTCGAAGATCTGGTGTATGGACTATTGATGAACTCGGGAAATGACGCGGCTGTAGCTATCGCCGAACATATTGATGGCAGCGTAGCTGAATTTAGCCAACGAATGAACAAGTTTGCAGCTTCAGTTGGAGCCACTCATACACATTTTACAAATCCAAGTGGACTATATGAAAAAGAACATACAACAACAGCTGCCGATATGGCGAAAATCGCGGCCCATGCAATGAAAAATGAGAAATTTCGAGAAATTGTAAGTACACGCATGAAAACGTGGGAAGGTAAAGAGTGGAAGAGCAAGCTTATTAATCATAATAAAATGCTTGTATCTTATCAGGGGGCCAATGGCATTAAAAACGGTTTTACCCAACAATCAGGGTTTACATTGGTCACGTCGGCTGAACGAAACGGTACGGAATTCATCGCAGTGCTTTTAAAAGCAAATAGTGATAAGCAAATTTATAAAGATGCAACAAAGCTTTTGGACTATGGATTCGCCCATTTTAAAACGGTTCCTGTACTGAAAGCCGGAGCGAAAATCTCCGGAGAGACGAGCGATTACTACGCGGGAGAGAGCGTATATGCCTCCATTCCAAAAGATGACAAATTTAAAGTGCGGGTTGCTCCAGGAGATGATCTTATCGTTGAAACGTCTTCCGGTCTTACGCGTCAATATCCGTCGGTACTCAATAAAGAACAACATGTTACAGCAGGAGCCCCGAACGAACGGATAGCTGTCTCGGGAATGGAGCATTCATATAGTCTCCCAGAATTTTTTATGTTATTTTTCTGGTGGCTCATGATCTCTTTCATGAGCTGGGTAATGGTATTGCTGCTAAAGAAAAAACGGGTCTAA
- a CDS encoding manganese catalase family protein: MFEHRKKLMYEVKVSQADPRFAKLLLEQFGGANGELAAAMQYFVQGLGCRDAKMRDMFMDIATEEISHLEMVGTCIDMLIKGHPNEEYYESELFDVVGGNGLNLMNSHGVKWTADYLKVSGELASDLLNDIAAEGRAKITYERLISQTDDPLVIDTLKFLMTREVTHIRNFQEALYTLEEQMPGTMAGTPEFVRKYYNMSTGETDARGPWNAADTFEYIESPEPMGNNPAAEFKN, translated from the coding sequence ATGTTTGAGCACAGAAAAAAACTAATGTATGAAGTAAAGGTAAGCCAGGCGGATCCGAGATTTGCAAAGCTACTATTGGAACAGTTCGGCGGAGCGAATGGCGAGCTGGCCGCCGCAATGCAGTACTTTGTGCAAGGTCTTGGCTGTCGCGACGCGAAGATGAGGGACATGTTCATGGACATCGCTACAGAAGAGATTAGCCATCTAGAGATGGTCGGCACCTGTATTGATATGTTAATCAAAGGGCATCCGAATGAAGAGTACTATGAGAGCGAACTTTTCGATGTCGTTGGTGGCAATGGCCTCAATCTGATGAACAGCCATGGAGTAAAATGGACGGCTGATTATTTAAAAGTCAGTGGTGAGCTTGCAAGCGATTTACTTAATGATATAGCAGCTGAGGGACGGGCAAAAATTACGTACGAACGACTCATCTCTCAGACAGATGATCCGTTAGTCATCGATACCTTGAAGTTTTTGATGACGCGTGAAGTGACGCATATTCGAAACTTTCAGGAGGCTCTATATACGCTTGAAGAACAAATGCCAGGAACGATGGCAGGTACACCTGAATTTGTAAGAAAATATTATAATATGTCAACCGGTGAAACGGATGCTCGTGGACCGTGGAATGCGGCTGATACATTCGAGTATATAGAAAGTCCAGAGCCTATGGGAAATAACCCGGCAGCCGAGTTTAAAAATTAA
- a CDS encoding SDR family oxidoreductase: MAQQNGKNKLTSMAPQHGYLQPDIESQMAPQPNAEDYGYKASGKLKGKVALITGGDSGIGRAVAIAYAKEGADICIMYLEADSDAQETKRQIEQEGRRCLTIAGDIGDEKFCQDSIQKVINEFGRLDVLVNNAGEQHVQKNFEDITSEQLHRTFQTNIFSMFYMTRAALTHLKPGSAIINTASITAYKGHPLLIDYSSTKGAIVSFTRSLSMSLIEKGIRVNGVAPGPIWTPLIPSTFSPDQVEQFGKDTPMKRPGQPEELAPSYVFLASDDSSYISGQMIHVNGGTVLNG; encoded by the coding sequence ATGGCACAACAAAATGGGAAAAACAAGCTGACTTCAATGGCTCCGCAGCATGGATATCTTCAGCCGGATATCGAGTCGCAAATGGCTCCGCAACCTAATGCCGAGGACTACGGATATAAGGCAAGCGGCAAGTTGAAAGGAAAAGTTGCGCTCATTACGGGTGGAGACAGCGGCATCGGACGTGCGGTTGCTATCGCCTACGCCAAAGAAGGTGCAGACATCTGCATTATGTATCTGGAAGCGGACAGCGATGCTCAGGAAACCAAACGCCAGATCGAACAGGAAGGCCGTCGTTGCCTAACGATTGCAGGCGATATCGGGGATGAAAAGTTTTGCCAGGATTCGATTCAGAAGGTCATCAATGAGTTCGGCCGCCTGGATGTTCTTGTTAACAATGCAGGAGAACAGCATGTACAAAAAAACTTCGAAGACATCACATCGGAGCAGCTACATCGTACATTTCAGACGAATATCTTCTCCATGTTTTATATGACCAGGGCTGCACTTACGCATTTGAAACCGGGAAGCGCCATTATTAATACGGCTTCTATTACGGCTTATAAAGGCCATCCGCTGCTTATTGATTACTCTTCAACTAAAGGAGCGATTGTATCATTTACCCGTTCCTTGTCCATGTCACTGATCGAAAAAGGGATCCGGGTGAATGGCGTAGCGCCAGGACCTATTTGGACGCCGTTGATTCCATCTACATTTTCACCGGATCAAGTAGAGCAATTCGGTAAAGATACTCCGATGAAGCGTCCGGGACAGCCAGAAGAATTAGCTCCAAGCTATGTGTTTCTGGCAAGCGACGATTCATCGTATATTAGCGGCCAAATGATACATGTGAACGGCGGAACGGTTCTTAACGGCTAA
- a CDS encoding pyridoxamine 5'-phosphate oxidase family protein — MAKKTEVPTTLTVQQQELLNEETLVLLSTVDAETKIPTVNAISWVKAPSESKIRFSVSASSRIVANVKDNPGVTLCIIGLETVYSIVGKGTILTEKLEGVAMPLATIEVDISAIHESMFWGAKIVQEPTFEKTYDLEKAKALDEQVYAAMLK; from the coding sequence ATGGCAAAAAAAACAGAAGTACCTACAACATTAACAGTACAACAACAAGAACTGCTGAACGAGGAAACACTGGTCTTGCTTAGCACAGTGGATGCGGAGACGAAAATCCCAACGGTTAACGCTATCTCATGGGTAAAGGCACCGTCCGAAAGTAAAATCCGATTCTCTGTAAGTGCTTCCTCTAGAATCGTAGCAAACGTTAAAGACAATCCTGGCGTAACGCTATGCATCATCGGTCTTGAAACGGTATATTCCATTGTAGGCAAAGGTACAATCCTAACAGAGAAGTTGGAAGGTGTAGCTATGCCGCTGGCGACTATTGAAGTCGATATTTCTGCCATCCATGAAAGCATGTTCTGGGGTGCCAAAATCGTTCAGGAACCTACATTTGAAAAAACATACGACCTGGAAAAAGCGAAAGCGCTGGATGAGCAGGTCTACGCCGCCATGCTTAAATAG
- the moaC gene encoding cyclic pyranopterin monophosphate synthase MoaC, which translates to MSESLTHFNEQQRARMVDITEKKVTERTAIVKSRIVMKQETLLRIKEGRIGKGDVLAVAQVAGIMAAKKTSDIIPMCHPLALTGVDIAFSDNGEDTLYIEVTVKTKGLTGVEMEALTAATVTGLTVYDMCKAMDKEMVVGPTYLAVKTGGKSGDFTNNMKVNLALE; encoded by the coding sequence ATGAGCGAGTCATTGACCCATTTTAATGAACAGCAACGTGCTCGTATGGTGGACATTACAGAGAAAAAAGTAACAGAGCGAACCGCCATCGTAAAAAGCCGGATCGTTATGAAGCAAGAGACATTGTTGCGAATTAAAGAAGGCCGCATCGGAAAAGGTGATGTATTGGCTGTCGCGCAAGTGGCCGGTATTATGGCGGCGAAGAAGACATCCGATATAATTCCGATGTGCCACCCTTTGGCGCTGACGGGTGTAGATATTGCATTCTCGGATAACGGCGAAGATACGTTATATATTGAAGTTACCGTAAAAACGAAGGGGCTAACCGGAGTAGAGATGGAAGCTCTTACTGCTGCGACCGTGACCGGGTTAACGGTGTATGATATGTGCAAGGCTATGGACAAAGAAATGGTAGTTGGTCCTACATATCTGGCTGTAAAAACGGGGGGCAAAAGCGGCGACTTTACTAATAATATGAAGGTTAACCTCGCACTTGAATAA
- the moaA gene encoding GTP 3',8-cyclase MoaA — MNKLIDRFGRVHDYLRISVTDRCNLRCVYCMPAEGMEFEPSENILRYEEIAEVVAAVAKMGVRKLRLTGGEPLVRKEIETLIAMLSGIPGIEDIALTTNAIFLAQKAEALKEAGVTRVNISLDSLKSERFAYITRGGSLKRVMDGLEAALRVGFAPVKLNVVLMQGQNDDEIEDFIRLSLDKPLQIRFIEYMPIGHNDEGWRAKYLSLDTVFEKVKQMGYTYEPAGDIYGNGPADNYRIPGAMGTFGLIHPVSDHFCGNCNRLRLTADGNIKPCLYWDDEWNVRPRIGDEKAIQDMFLRAIDAKPENHEMAQALASEKQSHTPTLRRMSQIGG; from the coding sequence ATGAATAAGCTAATCGATAGATTTGGCCGCGTCCACGATTATTTACGGATTTCGGTGACCGACCGCTGTAACCTGCGCTGCGTGTATTGCATGCCGGCGGAAGGGATGGAATTTGAACCGAGCGAGAACATTCTCCGCTACGAAGAGATTGCCGAAGTGGTAGCAGCGGTCGCCAAAATGGGTGTGCGCAAGCTGCGTCTTACCGGAGGCGAGCCGTTGGTGCGCAAAGAGATTGAAACGTTGATTGCTATGCTGTCCGGCATTCCGGGCATTGAAGATATCGCGCTGACGACGAATGCGATTTTTCTCGCACAGAAAGCGGAGGCGCTCAAAGAAGCAGGCGTGACTCGTGTGAATATCAGCCTGGACTCCTTGAAGTCGGAACGGTTCGCCTATATTACGCGCGGGGGCAGCCTGAAGCGGGTAATGGATGGCCTGGAGGCTGCACTCCGGGTCGGATTTGCGCCAGTGAAGCTGAATGTGGTGCTGATGCAAGGACAAAATGACGATGAAATTGAGGATTTTATCCGATTGTCGCTCGACAAACCGCTGCAAATCCGGTTTATCGAATATATGCCTATCGGCCATAATGACGAAGGGTGGCGGGCGAAATATCTCTCGCTGGATACGGTATTCGAGAAAGTGAAGCAGATGGGATATACGTATGAGCCGGCCGGAGACATCTACGGGAACGGTCCAGCAGATAACTACCGCATTCCGGGAGCCATGGGTACGTTCGGCTTGATTCATCCTGTGAGTGATCATTTTTGCGGCAACTGTAACCGTCTGCGTCTTACTGCTGACGGCAACATTAAGCCATGCCTGTATTGGGATGATGAATGGAATGTGCGTCCACGTATTGGTGATGAAAAAGCAATACAGGACATGTTCCTGCGTGCGATTGATGCAAAGCCGGAGAACCACGAGATGGCACAGGCATTGGCCAGTGAGAAGCAATCCCATACGCCGACCTTACGCCGTATGTCACAAATAGGAGGATAA
- a CDS encoding ThiF family adenylyltransferase, with protein sequence MDTRYSRQLLFAPIGAKGQENLGTSRVVIVGAGALGAVLANHMVRAGVGHVRIIDRDFVEPSNLQRQMLYDEEDAANHLPKVIAAAEKLKRINSSITVEPIIADITAINAEELLTGFDVILDGTDNFAIRFLINDVAIKHGIPWVYGGAVSAKGMFTAIRPHITPCLRCFIPEPPTGGETCDTAGVIGPIIHIVASYQATEALKLLVGDEKNVNPNLEHMEIWRNMHTRMNMTNKRNPECPTCGKGVFEFLELSGDEDTVTSLCGRDSVQISPATEQRLNLEKLEQRFVPLGEVERNKFLLRFRTGEYTLIVFPNGRVVIQGTDDTTVARTLYAKYIGS encoded by the coding sequence ATGGATACACGGTATTCAAGACAACTGTTATTTGCCCCAATAGGTGCAAAAGGGCAGGAGAACCTGGGCACAAGCCGTGTGGTTATCGTAGGTGCAGGCGCGCTCGGCGCCGTACTTGCTAATCATATGGTACGAGCCGGTGTAGGGCACGTACGGATTATCGACCGCGATTTTGTTGAGCCGAGCAACCTGCAACGTCAGATGTTATACGATGAAGAAGACGCGGCCAATCATCTTCCGAAAGTAATCGCGGCAGCAGAAAAGCTAAAACGGATAAACAGCAGCATAACTGTTGAACCTATCATTGCTGATATAACGGCAATAAATGCTGAGGAGTTGCTAACTGGTTTCGATGTAATCCTTGATGGAACCGATAACTTCGCCATTCGTTTCCTGATTAATGATGTCGCAATAAAACACGGTATTCCATGGGTGTATGGCGGAGCTGTTAGCGCAAAAGGTATGTTTACGGCCATTCGTCCGCATATTACACCATGCTTGCGTTGCTTTATTCCCGAACCACCGACCGGTGGAGAGACGTGTGATACAGCCGGTGTTATTGGCCCTATTATTCATATTGTCGCTTCTTATCAAGCTACAGAGGCGCTCAAGCTGCTGGTCGGAGATGAAAAGAACGTAAATCCCAATCTTGAACATATGGAAATCTGGCGCAATATGCATACCCGAATGAACATGACTAATAAACGCAATCCTGAATGTCCAACCTGCGGTAAAGGCGTATTTGAATTCCTTGAACTTTCAGGCGATGAAGACACCGTAACATCCTTGTGCGGACGAGATAGCGTACAAATTAGCCCCGCTACAGAACAAAGACTAAACCTTGAAAAACTCGAACAGCGCTTTGTGCCATTAGGCGAAGTGGAGCGAAACAAGTTCCTGCTTCGTTTCCGTACCGGCGAATATACCCTAATCGTATTTCCCAATGGACGCGTCGTGATTCAGGGAACCGATGATACAACTGTCGCACGTACTTTATACGCCAAGTATATCGGGTCTTAG
- a CDS encoding DNA translocase FtsK has translation MKEWVERFKQWLLAEENVKKKKEKRTKAYDETYEEEYEEFEPQVAPIPIANKHLTIRTTNIYPKRTVEQAIEQRKASERKRSERVLRREASQASPMPAKQRRRRDSNSFQFPLIPDELPTSERIQEREEEKQRKRSHEATDRVQPKKQQVSEQPPTPRAVRPAEGKRPFRPTEVISPIYGRKRPEQRVEEEQGEQALDTRVHPMSFKKAEEPLHKDIQDKEAVSFPTREQQPPVFEEMQVVPEYSVSTEKEIVFEKEEDKTEDMKEEVSLVVSAPSVTERFLPDRELTEWQDANEKEAVIVEDKSLPVSPHRTRQEEPVPTIQRENLSVSLAADFRQEERIVPSFPRPGIEEHAKMQGVSMEREEPAKWNGPPTTMPTSAVPVSGVYKKPGFSLLTSPPSVQIEDAEYVDQQQHVLASTLHNFNVNAEVIGAVRGPTVTRYEIQPAPGVKVNKITNLVDDIKLSLAARDIRIEAPIPGRSAVGIEVPNEQSMPVFLRSILESSVFQEASSPLTVALGMDIGGEPIVADLAKMPHGLIAGATGSGKSVCINSIILSLLYKATPDQVRLLLVDPKMVELAPYNRLPHLVAPVVTDPKQATAALKWAVHEMDSRYEKFAEAGARDISRYNDLMRRAFPDEKAYLMPSIVIIIDELADLMMVAPQDVEEAICRIAQKARACGIHLLVATQRPSVDVITGLIKANIPTRVAFSVSSQTDSRTILDMNGAERLLGRGDMLYLSSGSSKPVRLQGPYVSDDEIEAVTEYVRAQAEPNYLFEKEDLTQAMTSENTDELFSEVVLFCVEHGQASASLLQRNFQIGYNRAARLIDMMEEKGFISGQTGSSKPRDVFLTRTEYDNLFGGDSRRE, from the coding sequence TTGAAAGAATGGGTGGAACGATTCAAACAATGGCTGTTGGCAGAAGAAAACGTAAAGAAGAAAAAAGAAAAGCGTACAAAAGCATACGATGAGACGTATGAAGAGGAGTACGAAGAGTTCGAGCCACAGGTTGCTCCGATCCCGATAGCCAATAAGCATTTGACGATACGTACAACCAATATTTATCCGAAGCGGACGGTCGAGCAAGCGATAGAACAACGTAAGGCATCTGAACGTAAGAGAAGTGAGCGAGTGTTACGCCGGGAGGCATCACAGGCTTCTCCAATGCCGGCAAAGCAGAGGAGAAGGCGGGATAGCAATAGTTTTCAATTTCCTTTAATTCCAGACGAGCTGCCCACTAGTGAGCGTATACAGGAAAGAGAAGAGGAAAAGCAGCGAAAACGATCGCATGAAGCTACGGACAGAGTTCAGCCAAAAAAACAACAAGTTTCTGAACAACCGCCTACTCCAAGAGCGGTTCGCCCTGCGGAGGGAAAAAGACCGTTCCGTCCTACGGAAGTAATTTCGCCGATATATGGTCGTAAGCGTCCAGAGCAGCGCGTAGAAGAAGAACAGGGCGAACAAGCATTGGATACACGGGTACATCCGATGTCGTTTAAAAAGGCTGAGGAGCCTCTACATAAAGATATACAAGATAAAGAGGCTGTGTCGTTTCCTACTCGCGAGCAACAACCACCCGTTTTCGAAGAAATGCAAGTGGTACCCGAATATTCTGTTTCTACGGAGAAAGAGATAGTTTTTGAGAAAGAGGAAGACAAGACAGAAGATATGAAGGAAGAGGTTTCTCTTGTTGTCTCTGCACCTTCAGTGACGGAACGTTTTCTGCCTGACAGAGAATTGACTGAATGGCAGGATGCAAATGAAAAAGAGGCTGTGATTGTAGAAGATAAGTCGTTGCCTGTATCTCCTCATCGGACCAGGCAGGAGGAACCTGTGCCTACGATTCAACGAGAGAATTTATCCGTCTCTTTAGCAGCTGACTTTCGTCAAGAGGAGAGAATTGTTCCTTCATTCCCTCGTCCGGGCATAGAAGAACATGCGAAAATGCAAGGAGTCAGCATGGAACGTGAAGAGCCTGCGAAATGGAATGGCCCGCCTACGACTATGCCCACATCTGCTGTACCGGTGAGTGGAGTGTATAAAAAGCCAGGGTTTTCTTTGTTGACTTCTCCGCCAAGCGTACAGATAGAAGATGCGGAATATGTCGATCAACAGCAGCATGTACTGGCAAGTACACTTCATAACTTTAACGTAAATGCGGAGGTTATCGGTGCAGTGCGTGGTCCGACGGTAACGCGTTATGAAATACAACCGGCTCCAGGTGTAAAAGTAAATAAAATTACCAATCTTGTCGATGACATTAAGTTAAGTCTTGCAGCACGCGATATTCGGATTGAAGCGCCGATTCCGGGCCGTTCTGCGGTCGGTATCGAAGTGCCAAACGAGCAGAGCATGCCTGTGTTCCTGCGATCAATTCTGGAATCAAGTGTATTTCAAGAAGCATCTTCTCCACTTACAGTGGCGCTTGGTATGGATATTGGCGGTGAGCCTATTGTGGCCGATCTGGCAAAAATGCCTCATGGCCTTATTGCCGGGGCAACCGGCTCGGGAAAAAGCGTATGTATCAACTCGATTATTTTGAGTCTGCTATACAAGGCAACACCCGATCAAGTACGCTTGTTACTGGTTGACCCGAAGATGGTCGAGCTTGCACCATACAACCGTCTGCCGCACCTTGTGGCACCGGTTGTAACCGATCCGAAGCAGGCGACTGCCGCGCTCAAATGGGCAGTGCACGAAATGGATAGCCGATACGAGAAGTTTGCCGAAGCGGGCGCGCGCGATATATCCAGATATAATGATTTAATGCGTCGTGCGTTCCCGGATGAAAAAGCATATCTCATGCCGAGTATCGTCATCATTATCGACGAATTGGCTGATTTGATGATGGTAGCACCGCAGGATGTGGAAGAAGCCATCTGTCGGATTGCACAGAAGGCACGGGCTTGCGGTATTCACTTGCTCGTAGCGACTCAACGGCCATCGGTCGATGTTATTACCGGTCTTATTAAAGCTAACATTCCGACGCGGGTCGCTTTTTCTGTATCGTCACAAACCGACTCACGTACAATTCTTGATATGAATGGGGCGGAGCGTCTGCTCGGCCGGGGTGATATGCTGTATTTGTCGAGCGGCAGTTCCAAGCCGGTTCGCTTACAGGGGCCGTACGTGTCTGATGATGAAATCGAAGCGGTCACCGAATATGTCCGCGCTCAGGCGGAACCGAATTATTTATTTGAGAAGGAAGATTTAACCCAAGCGATGACATCGGAAAATACGGATGAGCTATTTTCGGAAGTGGTTCTCTTTTGCGTCGAGCATGGTCAGGCCTCGGCTTCGCTTTTGCAACGAAACTTCCAAATTGGATATAACCGGGCGGCCCGGCTCATTGATATGATGGAGGAGAAAGGTTTTATTTCTGGACAGACTGGTAGTTCCAAGCCACGCGACGTATTTCTGACCCGCACCGAATACGACAATTTGTTCGGAGGAGACTCAAGACGGGAATAG